Proteins from a genomic interval of Yoonia sp. GPGPB17:
- the rho gene encoding transcription termination factor Rho, with protein MSQHRLNLADLKAQSPKDLLSLAEELEIENASTMRKGDMMFAILKERADEEWVIGGDGVLEVLQDGFGFLRSPEANYLPGPDDIYVSPDMIRKHSLRTGDTVEGVMKEPNDTERYFALTSVETINFEEPEKAKHKVAFDNLTPLYPDERLNMEVADPTVKDRSARIIDLVSPIGKGQRSLIVAPPRTGKTVLLQNIANSIEQNHPECYLIVLLIDERPEEVTDMQRSVKGEVVSSTFDELTSRHVAVSEMVIEKAKRLVEHKRDVVILLDSITRLGRAFNTTVPSSGKVLTGGVDANALQRPKRFFGAARNIEEGGSLTIIATALIDTGSRMDEVIFEEFKGTGNSEIVLDRKVADKRVFPAMDILKSGTRKEELLVDKGDLAKTYVLRRILNPMGTTDAIEFLIGKLKQTKTNSDFFDSMNT; from the coding sequence ATGTCACAGCACCGTTTGAATCTTGCCGATCTGAAAGCGCAGAGCCCGAAGGATTTGTTGTCCTTGGCTGAAGAGCTTGAGATCGAGAACGCCTCGACCATGCGGAAGGGCGATATGATGTTCGCCATCCTGAAAGAGCGGGCGGATGAAGAGTGGGTCATCGGTGGCGATGGTGTGCTGGAAGTATTGCAGGACGGGTTTGGATTTCTGCGGTCGCCTGAGGCGAACTATTTGCCAGGTCCGGATGATATCTATGTGTCGCCTGATATGATCCGGAAGCATTCATTGCGCACCGGGGATACGGTTGAAGGCGTGATGAAGGAACCGAATGATACGGAACGGTATTTTGCGCTGACCTCCGTTGAGACGATCAACTTTGAAGAGCCGGAAAAAGCCAAACATAAGGTTGCTTTTGACAACCTGACGCCGCTGTATCCGGATGAGCGTTTGAACATGGAGGTGGCAGACCCAACGGTCAAGGATCGGTCTGCGCGGATCATTGATTTGGTGTCGCCGATTGGGAAAGGTCAGCGATCTTTGATCGTGGCACCACCGCGGACGGGTAAGACGGTGTTGTTGCAGAACATCGCGAACTCGATCGAGCAGAACCACCCTGAGTGTTACTTGATCGTTTTGTTGATTGATGAGCGGCCTGAAGAAGTGACGGACATGCAGCGGTCGGTGAAAGGTGAGGTTGTATCCTCGACCTTTGACGAGCTTACGTCACGCCACGTGGCGGTGTCTGAGATGGTGATAGAAAAAGCGAAACGTCTGGTCGAACATAAGCGGGATGTTGTGATCCTGCTGGACTCGATCACCCGTTTGGGTCGGGCGTTTAACACGACCGTGCCGTCTTCAGGTAAAGTGCTGACCGGCGGTGTCGACGCGAATGCCTTGCAGCGGCCGAAGCGGTTCTTTGGTGCGGCCCGGAACATTGAAGAAGGCGGTTCTTTGACCATCATTGCGACGGCCCTGATTGATACAGGATCGCGGATGGATGAAGTGATCTTTGAAGAGTTTAAAGGGACTGGCAATAGCGAGATTGTTCTGGACCGCAAGGTGGCTGATAAGCGTGTGTTCCCTGCGATGGATATTCTGAAATCTGGAACGCGGAAAGAAGAGCTGTTGGTGGACAAGGGCGACTTGGCGAAGACCTATGTTCTGCGCCGTATCCTGAACCCGATGGGCACCACAGATGCGATCGAGTTCTTGATAGGGAAGTTGAAGCAGACCAAGACGAACTCTGACTTCTTTGATTCAATGAATACGTAA
- the hemJ gene encoding protoporphyrinogen oxidase HemJ has product MIDLLDSFYPWIKAIHIMAVIAWMAGLFYLPRLFVYHAERASVGSELDHTFQIMEEKLLRVIMNPAMIVAWVAGLIMIGLGAFDWGSAWSWVKLVAVILMTGAHGWMSARRKEFVAGTNTRSGRTYRLFNEVPTVLMVLIVVAVVVRPF; this is encoded by the coding sequence ATGATTGATCTTCTTGACAGTTTTTATCCGTGGATCAAAGCGATCCATATCATGGCTGTGATTGCCTGGATGGCTGGGCTGTTCTACCTGCCCAGGTTGTTTGTCTATCATGCGGAACGCGCCAGTGTTGGATCCGAGTTGGATCACACGTTTCAGATCATGGAAGAGAAGCTGTTGCGGGTGATTATGAACCCGGCGATGATTGTCGCATGGGTGGCGGGTTTGATCATGATCGGCTTGGGTGCGTTTGATTGGGGGTCTGCCTGGTCTTGGGTGAAGCTGGTGGCGGTGATCTTGATGACGGGAGCGCATGGATGGATGAGTGCCAGACGCAAGGAGTTTGTCGCGGGAACGAACACACGCTCGGGTAGGACATACCGGTTGTTCAACGAAGTACCGACAGTTCTCATGGTCTTGATCGTGGTGGCCGTGGTTGTGCGACCTTTTTAG
- a CDS encoding Maf family protein, whose protein sequence is MSDQIILASGSEIRAQLLRNAGLDFGVSLARVDEESVRASLQAEHASPRDIADTLAELKAQRVAARHPDALVIGCDQILALGQDIYGKPENPDEALTQLQSLRGQKHQLLSAAVIYGDGKPVWRHVGVVRLLMRDASDDYLADYVDRNWESIRHSVGAYKLEEEGVRLFTRIEGDYFNVLGLPLLELLSYLTLRGTLPS, encoded by the coding sequence ATGAGCGACCAGATTATCCTTGCCTCCGGCTCTGAAATCCGTGCTCAGCTCCTACGGAATGCAGGTTTGGATTTTGGCGTTTCGCTTGCCCGTGTCGATGAAGAGTCAGTTCGCGCATCACTGCAAGCCGAACACGCATCACCACGTGACATTGCCGACACGCTCGCCGAGCTTAAGGCGCAACGCGTTGCTGCACGTCATCCAGATGCACTTGTTATAGGTTGCGATCAGATACTGGCACTTGGCCAAGACATCTATGGCAAACCGGAGAACCCAGACGAAGCATTGACTCAGCTGCAATCATTGCGCGGCCAGAAACACCAGCTTTTGTCCGCTGCGGTGATCTATGGTGATGGTAAGCCAGTTTGGCGTCACGTCGGCGTTGTGCGTCTTTTGATGCGGGATGCCTCTGACGATTACCTCGCAGACTACGTCGATCGAAATTGGGAGAGTATCCGCCATTCGGTCGGTGCTTATAAGCTGGAAGAAGAAGGAGTGCGACTTTTTACACGCATTGAAGGAGATTATTTCAATGTCCTTGGCTTACCGCTCCTTGAACTCTTGTCATACTTGACACTTCGCGGAACATTGCCGTCATGA
- a CDS encoding shikimate dehydrogenase: MTNIPRAAVIGNPISHSLSPKLHSYWLNRYEIDGEYTALKVTEDALETTLRTLPAQGFIGANVTIPHKVSVMQFADQITDRATLIGAANTLIFKEDGRIFADNTDGYGFMANLRQSAPDWDPKAGPAAIFGAGGAARAIIVALADAGVPQIVLANRTRAKAEALRADFGARVSVVDWVQADQMLEDANTVINTTSLGMTGAQEFKVSLDALSPNAVVTDIVYNPLQTPFLLAATKKGCITVDGLGMLLHQGVPGFERWFGRRPDVDDATRAAVLA; encoded by the coding sequence ATGACAAACATCCCGCGCGCTGCTGTCATCGGAAACCCGATCAGCCATTCTCTTTCGCCCAAGCTGCACAGCTATTGGCTGAACCGTTATGAGATCGATGGCGAATACACAGCATTGAAAGTGACAGAGGATGCTCTTGAAACAACGCTTCGCACCCTTCCCGCCCAAGGGTTCATCGGTGCAAATGTCACGATCCCTCACAAGGTAAGTGTGATGCAGTTCGCCGATCAGATCACCGATAGGGCGACGCTGATCGGTGCTGCCAACACGTTGATCTTTAAGGAAGATGGTAGGATTTTCGCGGATAATACGGATGGCTATGGTTTCATGGCCAATCTGCGGCAAAGCGCCCCGGATTGGGATCCGAAAGCTGGCCCCGCCGCGATTTTTGGCGCCGGTGGTGCTGCGCGCGCGATTATCGTGGCGCTGGCTGACGCAGGTGTTCCACAGATTGTTCTGGCGAATAGAACCCGCGCCAAGGCAGAAGCACTACGCGCAGACTTCGGTGCACGTGTCAGTGTTGTTGACTGGGTGCAGGCCGACCAGATGCTTGAAGACGCCAATACCGTCATCAACACAACATCCCTCGGCATGACCGGTGCACAGGAATTCAAAGTTTCACTTGATGCGCTTTCGCCCAATGCCGTCGTGACAGATATTGTCTATAATCCATTGCAAACTCCATTCCTGCTCGCGGCAACTAAAAAGGGCTGTATCACGGTTGACGGTCTGGGCATGCTTTTGCATCAAGGTGTCCCTGGTTTCGAACGCTGGTTTGGTCGGCGCCCTGACGTCGATGATGCCACCCGTGCGGCCGTGTTGGCGTGA
- the dnaQ gene encoding DNA polymerase III subunit epsilon, giving the protein MREIVLDTETTGFEPHEGDRIVEIGAVELMGHVPTGRTYHQYINPQRSMPTEAFGVHGIGPDLLEPPQEPKPGQETLRDKPIFKDIAQDFVDFVGDAKLVIHNAAFDMKFLNAELGWLNRPLLPMDQALDTLAIARRKFPGSPASLDALCRRFAIDNSSRTLHGALLDSEILAEVYLELIGGRQPDFALAADARTQTEGDQSDDWRPMPRPEPLEPKLTKEEAAAHAAFVERLGDGAIWNS; this is encoded by the coding sequence ATGCGTGAAATCGTACTCGATACCGAAACGACCGGTTTTGAACCGCATGAAGGTGATCGGATTGTCGAAATCGGTGCGGTCGAGTTGATGGGCCATGTTCCAACGGGGCGCACCTATCACCAATATATTAACCCGCAGCGTTCAATGCCGACAGAGGCATTTGGTGTGCATGGGATCGGCCCCGATTTGCTGGAACCGCCGCAAGAGCCAAAGCCGGGTCAAGAAACACTGCGGGATAAGCCGATTTTTAAGGATATCGCGCAAGACTTCGTTGATTTTGTCGGAGATGCCAAACTGGTGATCCACAACGCCGCTTTTGATATGAAGTTCTTGAATGCTGAACTCGGTTGGTTGAACCGCCCTTTGCTGCCAATGGATCAGGCGCTGGATACGCTCGCGATTGCGCGTCGCAAGTTTCCGGGCTCACCGGCATCGCTTGACGCGCTTTGCCGCCGCTTCGCCATCGATAACAGTTCGCGCACGCTGCACGGCGCGTTGCTGGATAGTGAAATCCTGGCAGAGGTATATCTTGAGTTGATCGGGGGGCGTCAGCCGGACTTTGCGCTGGCTGCCGATGCGCGGACCCAAACTGAGGGGGATCAATCTGATGACTGGCGCCCGATGCCGCGGCCCGAACCGCTGGAACCCAAGCTCACGAAAGAAGAAGCCGCCGCCCATGCCGCGTTTGTTGAACGGCTAGGCGACGGCGCGATCTGGAACAGCTAA
- the secB gene encoding protein-export chaperone SecB, which produces MTDTPENGAAAAPAAPQITSRVLAQYIRDMSFENILAQKGVTGDAQPEIQVQVNLDARKRSTENQYEVITKLNITSKTKEKGDPLFVLEIEYAGVFHVEGVPEDQMHPYLLIECPRITFPFLRRIVSDVTRDGGFPPLNLETIDFLALYRSELARRTEAEKAKAN; this is translated from the coding sequence ATGACAGATACACCTGAAAACGGTGCAGCCGCCGCACCAGCGGCCCCGCAAATCACCAGCCGCGTTTTAGCGCAATACATTCGTGATATGTCTTTTGAGAACATCCTCGCGCAAAAGGGTGTGACAGGTGATGCACAGCCCGAAATTCAGGTGCAGGTCAATCTAGATGCGCGCAAGCGCAGCACCGAAAACCAATACGAGGTGATCACAAAGCTGAACATCACCAGCAAAACCAAAGAAAAGGGCGACCCCCTTTTCGTGCTTGAAATTGAATACGCTGGCGTGTTCCACGTGGAAGGTGTGCCCGAAGATCAGATGCACCCTTACCTGCTGATCGAATGCCCACGTATCACATTCCCATTCCTGCGCCGGATCGTCAGTGACGTCACCCGCGACGGTGGTTTCCCGCCGCTGAACCTTGAAACAATTGATTTCCTGGCACTCTATCGGTCTGAGCTAGCACGCCGGACAGAAGCCGAAAAAGCGAAGGCCAACTAA
- a CDS encoding FxsA family protein → MWLLFAFIAVPMIEIALFIQVGGFIGVWWTLLIVFMTAIAGSYLVRNQGLREIGNLQRSFSELQDPTEPLAHGAMILFAGALLLTPGFFTDVVGLSLLVPSVRSAAFVWAKSKVKVQRFEMGQGPTQHPRQTGDRVIDGDFEDVTSQKSRNNGPSEWTRD, encoded by the coding sequence ATGTGGCTGTTATTTGCGTTTATCGCAGTCCCGATGATCGAAATCGCGCTGTTTATTCAGGTTGGCGGGTTTATCGGGGTATGGTGGACCCTGTTGATCGTGTTCATGACAGCGATCGCCGGATCGTATCTGGTACGCAATCAAGGCTTACGGGAAATTGGCAACCTGCAAAGATCATTTTCGGAGCTGCAAGATCCGACTGAACCCTTGGCGCATGGCGCGATGATCTTATTTGCGGGAGCATTGCTGCTGACACCAGGGTTTTTTACAGATGTTGTTGGTCTATCACTTTTGGTTCCAAGTGTTCGCAGCGCAGCTTTTGTCTGGGCAAAGTCCAAAGTGAAAGTGCAGCGATTTGAAATGGGCCAAGGCCCCACCCAGCACCCACGCCAAACAGGTGATCGTGTGATTGACGGTGACTTTGAAGACGTAACCTCACAGAAAAGCCGCAACAACGGTCCGTCAGAGTGGACCCGGGATTGA
- a CDS encoding Tim44/TimA family putative adaptor protein, producing the protein MNSPLIQLLVLAGIAVFLILRLRGVLGTREGFEKPAVTRPEPSSRVGKPDFDVIEGGPDLDITDHVEEDSDSAKALAAMKRIDPSFNVSEFLGGARGAYEMILMAFENGDLDSIVPFISEDVYEAFASVVDERQRQGLTIDAKFIGISDMTLTEAVFDEFSKEGEVSVRFKSEMTSVVRDNAGDVIEGSETEIKRQKDTWTFARKMDAGDPNWRLVATGE; encoded by the coding sequence ATGAACTCTCCGCTTATTCAGCTTTTGGTGCTTGCTGGCATCGCTGTTTTCTTGATTTTGCGCCTGCGTGGCGTGCTTGGCACGCGCGAAGGTTTTGAAAAGCCCGCCGTGACGCGGCCAGAGCCGTCATCGCGCGTTGGCAAGCCTGATTTCGATGTCATCGAAGGTGGTCCTGATCTGGATATCACGGACCACGTTGAGGAAGATTCAGACTCAGCCAAAGCGTTGGCCGCGATGAAGCGTATCGACCCATCGTTCAACGTCAGTGAATTTCTGGGTGGTGCCCGCGGCGCCTATGAGATGATCCTGATGGCCTTTGAAAACGGCGATCTGGATAGCATCGTGCCGTTCATCTCGGAAGATGTTTACGAGGCCTTCGCATCGGTCGTTGATGAGCGCCAGCGTCAGGGCCTGACCATTGATGCCAAGTTTATCGGCATCAGCGATATGACCTTGACCGAGGCCGTATTCGACGAATTCTCGAAAGAGGGTGAAGTGTCGGTGCGCTTTAAGTCCGAGATGACATCTGTCGTGCGTGACAATGCGGGCGACGTTATCGAAGGCAGCGAAACCGAAATCAAACGTCAGAAAGATACGTGGACCTTCGCCCGCAAAATGGACGCGGGCGACCCGAACTGGCGGCTTGTTGCCACCGGCGAATGA
- a CDS encoding Smr/MutS family protein produces the protein MRKPRHLSAEERALWDRVAERATPLHADRDLPKPDAQPVQKPKKTLVLHDPIPDFRVGQKADMARTHDVMRPLVDRLAVAPVNMDNKSFGKMKRGKLKPEARIDLHGMTMAEAHPELVAFILGSQSMGHRLVLVITGKGKDRDDGGPIPTRFGVLRHQVPQWLALPPLSQAILQVTPAHLKHGGHGAYYVYLRRNR, from the coding sequence GTGCGCAAGCCTCGTCATCTATCTGCGGAAGAACGCGCGCTTTGGGACCGGGTCGCCGAACGTGCAACGCCATTGCATGCGGACCGAGACTTGCCAAAGCCTGACGCACAACCGGTTCAAAAGCCCAAGAAAACTTTGGTTTTGCATGACCCGATACCTGATTTTCGCGTTGGTCAAAAAGCGGATATGGCACGCACCCATGACGTGATGCGTCCATTGGTTGATCGGTTAGCGGTCGCGCCGGTGAACATGGATAATAAGTCGTTCGGCAAAATGAAGCGCGGTAAGCTCAAACCCGAAGCACGCATCGACCTGCACGGCATGACAATGGCCGAGGCGCACCCGGAACTGGTCGCCTTCATTCTTGGATCGCAATCTATGGGGCACCGTTTGGTCTTGGTGATCACAGGCAAAGGCAAAGACCGCGATGATGGTGGCCCGATTCCAACCCGCTTCGGGGTGCTGCGCCATCAGGTCCCGCAATGGTTGGCACTGCCGCCTTTATCGCAAGCGATTTTGCAGGTCACGCCAGCCCACCTGAAACATGGTGGGCACGGGGCGTATTATGTTTACCTAAGGCGCAACCGCTAA
- the hslU gene encoding ATP-dependent protease ATPase subunit HslU, with product MTDLTPREIVSELDRFIIGQKDAKRAVAVALRNRWRRKQLGDDLRDEVYPKNILMIGPTGVGKTEISRRLAKLARAPFLKVEATKFTEVGYVGRDVEQIIRDLVDTAIIDTREHMREDVKAKARAAAEDRVITAVAGTDARDATREMFRKKLKSGELDDTIIELELTDNSNPMGGFEIPGQPGGMGGMMNLGDLFGKAMGGRTVKKRMSVADSYEALIADEADKLLDDETVTKAALEAVEQNGIVFLDEIDKVCARADARGADVSREGVQRDLLPLIEGTTVSTKHGPIKTDHILFIASGAFHVAKPSDLLPELQGRLPIRVELRALTEDDFVRILTETDNALTLQYSALMKTEEVTVTFTENGIKALAKIAAEVNEAVENIGARRLYTVIERVFEDLSFNAPDRAGDEIAIDAAFVEEHLGELSRSMDVSRYVL from the coding sequence ATGACAGACCTCACCCCTCGCGAAATCGTCTCGGAACTCGACCGGTTCATCATCGGCCAGAAGGACGCCAAGCGCGCCGTGGCTGTGGCTTTGCGCAACCGTTGGCGGCGTAAACAATTGGGCGATGATTTACGCGATGAGGTTTATCCGAAGAACATACTGATGATCGGGCCCACAGGCGTTGGTAAAACCGAAATCTCGCGCCGTTTGGCGAAACTGGCGCGCGCGCCGTTCCTGAAGGTTGAGGCGACGAAGTTTACCGAGGTCGGCTATGTTGGCCGCGACGTCGAACAAATCATCCGCGATCTGGTGGATACCGCGATCATCGACACCCGCGAACACATGCGTGAAGACGTGAAAGCCAAGGCGCGTGCGGCAGCGGAAGACCGGGTGATCACCGCAGTCGCCGGAACCGATGCCCGCGACGCCACGCGCGAGATGTTCCGCAAGAAACTAAAATCGGGCGAGTTGGACGACACCATCATCGAACTTGAATTGACAGACAATTCCAACCCCATGGGCGGTTTCGAAATCCCCGGTCAGCCCGGTGGCATGGGCGGCATGATGAACCTTGGCGATCTATTCGGCAAAGCGATGGGTGGCCGGACCGTCAAGAAGCGGATGAGCGTCGCCGACAGCTATGAAGCGCTGATCGCCGACGAAGCCGACAAGTTGCTGGATGATGAAACTGTCACAAAGGCTGCGTTGGAAGCTGTCGAGCAAAACGGCATCGTTTTCCTGGATGAAATCGACAAAGTCTGCGCGCGCGCCGATGCCCGTGGGGCCGATGTGTCGCGCGAAGGCGTCCAGCGTGATTTGCTGCCGTTGATCGAAGGGACAACAGTTTCGACAAAACACGGGCCGATCAAGACGGACCACATCCTGTTCATCGCATCTGGCGCATTCCACGTGGCGAAGCCATCGGACCTGCTGCCCGAATTGCAAGGTCGCCTGCCGATCCGTGTCGAACTGCGTGCGCTCACGGAGGATGATTTTGTCCGTATCCTGACCGAGACAGACAACGCGCTGACGCTGCAGTATTCGGCGCTGATGAAAACCGAAGAGGTCACGGTGACTTTCACAGAAAACGGGATCAAGGCGCTGGCCAAGATCGCAGCCGAGGTCAACGAAGCCGTGGAAAACATCGGCGCGCGCCGTCTTTATACCGTGATCGAGCGGGTGTTCGAGGACCTATCCTTCAACGCGCCCGACCGCGCTGGTGACGAGATTGCCATTGACGCGGCCTTTGTCGAAGAGCATTTGGGCGAGCTGTCGCGGTCGATGGATGTCAGCCGCTATGTGCTTTGA
- the hslV gene encoding ATP-dependent protease subunit HslV, with the protein MASEEFPGWHGTTIIGVRKGGQVVIAGDGQVSLGQTVIKGTARKVRCLSPGGQDVICGFAGSTADAFTLLERLEKKLEATPGQLARASVELAKDWRTDKYLQKLEAMLIVSDGSELFVITGAGDVLEPEHDIAAIGSGGNYALAAGRALMDTKKDAETIAREAMAIAADICVYTNGNLTVESIKA; encoded by the coding sequence ATGGCAAGTGAAGAATTCCCCGGCTGGCACGGCACGACAATCATCGGGGTTCGCAAAGGCGGGCAGGTTGTCATTGCTGGTGACGGACAGGTCAGCCTTGGCCAAACCGTGATCAAAGGCACCGCGCGCAAAGTGCGCTGTTTGTCCCCCGGTGGACAGGATGTGATTTGCGGCTTTGCTGGCTCGACGGCAGATGCCTTTACGTTGCTTGAGCGTTTGGAAAAGAAGCTGGAGGCGACACCCGGCCAATTGGCCCGTGCCTCGGTCGAACTTGCCAAGGACTGGCGCACCGACAAATACCTGCAAAAGCTCGAAGCGATGCTGATCGTCAGCGACGGATCCGAATTGTTTGTCATCACTGGTGCAGGCGACGTATTGGAACCAGAACATGATATTGCAGCTATTGGGTCAGGTGGAAATTACGCGCTAGCCGCTGGTCGCGCATTGATGGACACAAAGAAAGATGCCGAAACGATTGCCCGCGAAGCGATGGCGATTGCGGCGGATATCTGTGTTTACACCAACGGCAATCTGACGGTTGAGTCCATCAAAGCATGA
- a CDS encoding capsular polysaccharide export protein, LipB/KpsS family, whose translation MSARDTVTFYLPPQLRKQAERGNQNFIKKVAEVLSEAGLTVAFDGDDDLARLRALARPGRGLYLMDQPVNGRGLTFRKTYIYPFWHIEKEAARWNWPVAQDVFDPKKVDARKAKNFYRLWRQRLFQDAPDHARQDGFVYIPLQGQLLRQRSFQSCSPLEMVKAVLAHDSKRQVVATLHPSEAYSIEEQKALEDLDSNEDRLIIDRAGSPRYLQNCDYIVTQNSSVGFEGYFFSKPLILFAKSDFHHIALNAIELGANRAFASVEDHAPNYAAYLYWFLQLRAINAGRPEAKKRIAASLRYHGWPV comes from the coding sequence ATGAGCGCCCGTGATACAGTGACATTTTACCTACCACCGCAACTGCGCAAACAGGCTGAGCGGGGCAATCAAAACTTCATCAAAAAGGTGGCGGAGGTGCTCTCGGAGGCTGGGCTGACCGTTGCCTTTGATGGCGATGATGATCTGGCGCGCCTTCGGGCGTTGGCGCGGCCAGGTCGCGGGCTTTACCTCATGGACCAACCTGTGAATGGGCGCGGGTTGACGTTTCGAAAGACCTATATTTACCCGTTCTGGCATATCGAGAAAGAGGCCGCGCGCTGGAATTGGCCGGTCGCTCAAGATGTTTTTGATCCAAAGAAGGTTGATGCACGCAAGGCCAAGAATTTCTACCGGTTGTGGCGGCAACGGCTGTTTCAAGATGCACCTGACCACGCCCGTCAAGACGGGTTTGTCTATATTCCGTTGCAGGGCCAGCTTCTACGGCAAAGATCGTTTCAATCATGCAGCCCGTTGGAGATGGTGAAAGCGGTACTGGCCCATGACTCGAAACGACAAGTCGTCGCCACATTGCACCCGTCCGAGGCGTATTCGATCGAGGAACAAAAGGCGTTGGAGGATTTGGATTCGAACGAAGACAGGCTCATCATCGACCGTGCTGGTTCACCCCGCTACTTGCAAAACTGCGACTACATCGTGACGCAGAACTCAAGTGTTGGGTTTGAGGGATACTTCTTCAGCAAACCGCTGATCTTATTCGCGAAGTCAGACTTTCATCATATCGCATTGAACGCCATTGAATTGGGAGCAAACCGCGCATTCGCGTCAGTCGAAGATCATGCGCCGAACTATGCCGCATACCTCTATTGGTTCCTGCAACTGCGTGCGATCAACGCAGGGCGGCCAGAGGCAAAGAAGCGGATAGCGGCGTCATTGCGGTATCACGGTTGGCCTGTCTGA
- the trxA gene encoding thioredoxin: protein MATVAVTDATFDAEVRQSDIPVVVDFWAEWCGPCKQIGPALEELSAEMEGKVKIVKVNVDENPNSPAQMGVRGIPALFVFKNGEVVSNKAGAAPKAALQGWIEESI, encoded by the coding sequence ATGGCAACCGTAGCAGTCACAGACGCAACTTTTGACGCCGAAGTCCGCCAGTCCGATATCCCCGTCGTCGTGGATTTCTGGGCCGAATGGTGTGGCCCATGCAAACAGATCGGCCCCGCACTTGAAGAGCTGTCCGCCGAGATGGAGGGCAAGGTCAAGATCGTCAAAGTCAACGTTGACGAGAACCCGAATTCTCCTGCTCAGATGGGCGTCCGCGGCATTCCAGCGCTGTTCGTTTTCAAGAACGGTGAAGTCGTGTCGAACAAGGCCGGTGCCGCACCAAAGGCGGCACTGCAGGGCTGGATCGAAGAGTCGATCTAA